In Candidatus Acidulodesulfobacterium acidiphilum, a single genomic region encodes these proteins:
- the zwf gene encoding glucose-6-phosphate dehydrogenase: protein MADLKPSIIVIFGASGDLAHIKIFPALYSLWEEGFFPESFVLVGFARTKMNDEEFRKSIFASLNSHCRKRPISEDDFLNFSKHIYYLPSLYDKVESYIELGKFITSKSNEYKIDKNIVYYLSTPPSVYNDAIEGIKNGNLISEDFKGGGFSKIVIEKPFGYDYKSAKELNEHLLTVFREEDIYRIDHYLGKETVQNILAFRFSNAIFEPIWNNKYIDHVQISALESIGVGLRAGYFDKSGTIRDMMQNHMMQLLSLVAIEPPALFDADDIRNEKVKLLKSVRPLSLNDVKKYTVRGQYDRGVIDGKQVVSYKEEEGINANSITDTYAAMKLYVDNYRWAGVPFYLRAGKRLKTHKTEIAVYFKKLPYSLFSKAGIENIKQNSIIITIQPNEGISINIGAKKPGFVMDIEPVCMVFNYKSSFRLSPPDAYERLIYDVILGDQTLFARYDDMLIAWQLITSIMNGWSKMEPPVFPNYDAGSWGPKEADELISADGREWNNIA from the coding sequence ATGGCAGATTTAAAACCATCTATAATTGTAATTTTCGGCGCAAGCGGAGACCTTGCCCATATAAAAATATTTCCCGCTCTTTATAGTTTGTGGGAAGAAGGTTTTTTTCCCGAATCATTCGTTTTAGTGGGTTTTGCAAGGACAAAAATGAACGATGAAGAATTCAGAAAATCTATATTTGCGTCCTTAAACAGTCATTGCAGGAAAAGACCTATAAGCGAAGACGACTTTTTAAATTTTTCAAAACATATTTATTACTTACCTTCCTTATACGATAAGGTTGAAAGTTATATCGAATTAGGTAAATTTATAACATCTAAATCTAACGAATATAAAATCGATAAAAATATAGTTTATTATCTTTCTACTCCGCCGAGCGTTTATAACGATGCTATAGAAGGTATAAAAAATGGTAATTTAATATCGGAAGACTTTAAAGGCGGCGGTTTTTCAAAAATAGTAATAGAAAAACCTTTCGGATATGATTATAAAAGCGCAAAGGAACTCAACGAACATTTATTGACCGTATTCAGAGAGGAAGATATCTACAGGATAGACCATTATCTCGGCAAAGAAACCGTCCAGAATATTCTTGCATTCAGGTTTTCAAACGCAATATTTGAACCTATTTGGAATAATAAATATATAGACCATGTACAGATATCGGCATTAGAATCGATAGGCGTCGGACTTAGGGCAGGATATTTCGACAAATCAGGAACTATCAGAGATATGATGCAGAATCATATGATGCAGCTTCTCTCATTGGTAGCCATAGAGCCGCCGGCCTTGTTCGATGCCGACGACATAAGGAACGAAAAAGTGAAGTTATTAAAAAGCGTAAGACCTCTTAGTCTTAACGACGTAAAGAAGTATACCGTCAGAGGGCAGTATGACAGGGGTGTAATCGACGGTAAGCAGGTTGTAAGCTACAAGGAAGAAGAAGGGATAAACGCAAATTCTATTACCGATACGTATGCGGCTATGAAACTATACGTCGATAATTATAGATGGGCCGGAGTTCCATTCTATTTAAGGGCAGGAAAAAGATTAAAGACGCATAAAACGGAAATAGCGGTCTATTTTAAAAAACTTCCATATAGTTTATTTAGCAAGGCGGGCATTGAAAACATAAAGCAGAACTCTATAATTATAACGATTCAGCCTAATGAAGGAATATCTATAAATATAGGCGCAAAGAAACCGGGTTTCGTTATGGATATAGAACCTGTCTGTATGGTATTCAACTACAAGTCGTCTTTCAGGCTGTCCCCTCCGGATGCTTATGAACGCCTAATATACGATGTTATACTTGGAGACCAGACTCTTTTTGCAAGATACGACGACATGCTTATAGCATGGCAGTTGATTACGTCCATAATGAACGGCTGGTCGAAAATGGAGCCGCCCGTTTTTCCAAATTACGATGCAGGTTCCTGGGGGCCGAAAGAGGCAGACGAACTTATAAGCGCGGACGGCAGGGAATGGAATAATATAGCGTAA
- a CDS encoding cyclase family protein: MFIDVSMEITDGMLHWPSDPVIEIDNYSQIKKGAAANNSKITCGVHTGTHIDAPKHFVDDGIGIDGLDINNLIGNCRVIEVPSIVSPINKEFLEPLNIKKGDRLLFKTKNSEWINSGDKNFRTDYVYVNPEASKYMVEKGVALVGVDYLSVEGYHIGHDTHKTLLGAGVVIIEGLNLFGVEPGDYYLMALPVKIKDSNGAPARVILQK; encoded by the coding sequence ATGTTTATCGACGTAAGTATGGAAATAACGGACGGTATGCTGCACTGGCCGAGTGATCCCGTTATAGAGATAGATAATTATTCTCAGATAAAAAAAGGGGCTGCGGCAAACAACAGTAAAATCACCTGCGGGGTTCATACCGGTACGCATATAGATGCTCCAAAACATTTTGTCGATGACGGAATCGGAATAGACGGATTAGACATAAATAATTTAATAGGTAATTGCAGGGTAATAGAAGTGCCGTCTATAGTTTCGCCTATCAACAAGGAGTTTTTAGAGCCTTTGAATATAAAAAAAGGCGACAGGCTTCTTTTTAAAACAAAAAATTCGGAGTGGATAAACAGCGGAGATAAAAACTTCCGCACAGATTACGTTTACGTAAATCCCGAAGCGTCAAAATATATGGTTGAAAAAGGAGTAGCGCTTGTCGGAGTCGATTACCTTTCGGTAGAAGGTTATCATATAGGTCACGATACCCACAAAACTCTGCTCGGCGCCGGCGTCGTTATTATAGAGGGACTTAATCTGTTTGGCGTAGAACCAGGCGATTATTACTTAATGGCTCTTCCCGTAAAAATTAAAGATTCTAACGGCGCTCCCGCAAGAGTTATTTTGCAGAAATAA
- the gnd gene encoding decarboxylating 6-phosphogluconate dehydrogenase yields MELGMIGLGKMGMNMVFRLLEGGHRVVVFNRTLSKEEIAINKGAIGSNSIKEFVSKLTSPRVIWLMVPAGQPTDDMLNEVLQYTQNGDIVIDGGNSYYKDSIRRAKVCADKNIKFMDCGTSGGIWGLKNGYCSMIGGDEETFKHCEPIFKTLAPENGYMHTGPHGAGHFVKMVHNAIEYGMMEAYAEGFEIMKASDFDIDLTKVSDLWNHASVVRSWLLELAHNALKEDPELNGLKPIVDDSGEGRWTVQEAIDRAVPAPVLADSVFMRFRSRQENSFSARMLAALRHQFGGHPIH; encoded by the coding sequence ATGGAATTAGGAATGATAGGCCTTGGAAAGATGGGGATGAATATGGTTTTCAGACTGCTTGAAGGCGGACATAGAGTAGTAGTTTTCAACAGAACCTTATCCAAAGAAGAAATAGCTATAAACAAAGGCGCTATAGGTTCAAATTCCATAAAGGAGTTTGTTTCTAAGTTAACATCTCCGAGAGTAATTTGGCTTATGGTTCCGGCAGGACAGCCTACGGACGATATGCTTAACGAAGTTTTGCAATACACGCAAAACGGAGACATAGTTATAGACGGCGGTAATTCCTACTATAAAGATTCTATAAGAAGGGCAAAAGTATGCGCCGATAAAAATATTAAGTTTATGGATTGCGGTACAAGCGGCGGCATATGGGGATTAAAAAACGGATACTGTTCTATGATAGGAGGCGACGAAGAAACATTTAAACACTGCGAGCCTATATTTAAAACGCTTGCTCCCGAAAACGGTTACATGCATACAGGACCGCACGGCGCCGGACATTTTGTTAAGATGGTTCATAACGCCATAGAGTACGGTATGATGGAAGCATATGCCGAAGGTTTTGAAATTATGAAGGCCAGCGATTTTGATATTGATCTTACTAAAGTTTCAGATTTATGGAATCATGCTTCCGTAGTTCGCTCATGGCTATTAGAGCTTGCCCATAACGCACTTAAGGAAGATCCTGAACTTAACGGTCTTAAACCTATCGTCGACGATTCGGGCGAAGGAAGATGGACTGTGCAAGAAGCTATAGACAGAGCCGTTCCTGCTCCAGTTCTTGCAGATTCGGTTTTTATGCGCTTCAGGTCGAGACAGGAAAACTCATTTTCCGCAAGAATGCTTGCCGCTTTAAGACACCAGTTCGGCGGACATCCTATACATTAA
- a CDS encoding slipin family protein: MGDSAIFFAVVIIVAIIVILNAVRIIAEYDRAVIFRLGRAIKVKGPGIILLWPVIDRMVRVTLRIITLDVPPQDVITKDNVTLKISAVVYYKVVDPLNAIVQVYDYNYAVSQLAQTTLRSVCGEGELDKLLSEREKINMEIQDILDKHTGPWGVKVTVVELKQIDMPQDMQRAMARQAEAERDRRAKIINADGEFQAAQRLSDAAKIIAENPMALQLRYLQTLNEISSTNNTTMIMPIPLDIIREVGKSLSGNSQQNNNS, translated from the coding sequence ATGGGAGACAGCGCAATTTTTTTTGCGGTCGTTATAATAGTCGCAATTATCGTTATTTTAAATGCTGTAAGAATAATAGCGGAATATGACAGGGCGGTAATATTCAGGCTCGGCAGGGCTATAAAAGTTAAGGGCCCCGGTATAATTCTTCTTTGGCCGGTAATAGACAGAATGGTAAGAGTGACCCTAAGGATAATTACTCTCGATGTACCGCCGCAGGACGTTATTACGAAAGATAACGTAACTTTAAAAATAAGTGCAGTGGTCTATTATAAAGTAGTTGATCCTCTTAATGCAATTGTACAAGTCTACGATTATAATTATGCAGTATCTCAGCTTGCGCAGACCACTTTAAGAAGCGTATGCGGCGAAGGAGAACTTGATAAACTTTTATCGGAAAGAGAAAAAATTAATATGGAAATTCAGGACATACTCGATAAACATACAGGGCCATGGGGCGTTAAAGTAACAGTCGTAGAGCTTAAACAGATAGATATGCCGCAGGATATGCAAAGAGCTATGGCAAGACAGGCTGAGGCAGAAAGGGACAGAAGGGCAAAGATAATTAACGCCGACGGAGAATTTCAGGCGGCGCAAAGACTAAGCGATGCGGCTAAAATTATAGCTGAAAATCCTATGGCTCTTCAGCTGAGATATTTGCAGACGTTGAATGAAATTTCATCTACTAATAATACTACTATGATAATGCCGATACCGTTAGATATTATAAGGGAAGTAGGTAAAAGTTTAAGCGGAAATTCTCAACAAAATAATAATTCGTAA
- a CDS encoding uracil-DNA glycosylase, which produces MKEKDELSNLIEDINYFVSGNKESFVFISSISDFFNKIPSVTQDNIMSSNLNNETVYPDKRKALEFLREVKVDKCIKCALSKTRKNIVFGEGNPESRLMFIGEAPGAEEDNTGRPFVGRAGQLLTKIIESINLKREEVYIANIIKCRPPENRNPMENEIASCAPFLKEQIAVIRPEIICTLGKFSTEFIIGEGKGSISSVRGKTYNYDGITVIPTYHPSYLLRNPSAKKETWEDMKKIRELYFK; this is translated from the coding sequence ATGAAAGAAAAAGACGAATTAAGCAATCTGATTGAAGATATAAATTATTTTGTTTCAGGCAATAAAGAAAGTTTTGTATTTATTTCCTCTATATCCGATTTTTTTAATAAAATTCCCTCTGTAACGCAGGATAATATTATGAGTTCAAATTTGAATAACGAGACGGTATATCCGGATAAACGGAAAGCGTTAGAATTTTTACGTGAAGTAAAAGTCGATAAATGCATAAAATGCGCATTGAGCAAAACAAGAAAAAATATAGTTTTCGGCGAAGGAAATCCCGAAAGCAGACTCATGTTTATAGGGGAGGCTCCGGGCGCCGAAGAAGATAATACCGGAAGGCCTTTTGTCGGAAGAGCGGGTCAGCTTCTTACAAAGATAATAGAATCCATAAATCTAAAAAGAGAGGAAGTTTATATTGCCAATATAATAAAATGCAGACCTCCTGAAAACAGAAATCCTATGGAAAACGAAATAGCTTCATGCGCGCCCTTTCTTAAAGAGCAGATAGCCGTCATAAGACCCGAGATAATCTGCACTCTGGGAAAATTTTCAACCGAATTTATTATAGGAGAAGGCAAAGGCTCTATATCTTCGGTTAGAGGAAAAACTTATAATTATGACGGAATAACGGTGATACCTACTTATCACCCTTCTTATTTACTTAGAAACCCTTCGGCAAAAAAAGAGACATGGGAAGATATGAAAAAAATCAGGGAATTGTATTTTAAATAA
- a CDS encoding indolepyruvate ferredoxin oxidoreductase subunit alpha: MAKSNLFVNGSEGDKAIVLGNEAIARGALEAGIGYASMYPGTPASEIIAVLDKNKKCIENLYTEFSLNEHISLHGAIGASWSGIRSLCAMKNVGLNVASEPAQFLAYTGVKAGLVLAIGSDPGAPSSSNEQDDRWYSLHTYMPIMEPSNIQEAKDFTKDAFDVSEEFSFGIVLMAPSRLCHNAGVLRFGDIRDRKNIKGNFKKDPENYLNLFSLAVKNHAKYLERNELLKKYLIESKFNKIINEGQSKIGFISSGVIYAHLMEAFDILGVYDHKILKLGFSFPISNELIKRFFEGLEKVVVVEEAEGFLEFQIKKIAYETGFKGNIYGKEFFSKTGEITLDDVIFGVSRFLEKPLPASFDFASKKYKELSDKLPQRSGTFCIGCPHRATFYSILKAVGFSNTEEKERDVVIAGDIGCYTLGLLPPYNAMDFLTCMNAGLSIGQAISNFDKNKKVIALVGDSTFYHSGIPVLLNAVQNGADILYIILDNSWTAMTGHQKTPSTQKDIDGKPSANVLNLKDLVKSLGVSYVKSLDPNSVKRFSAQIKSALKEPGVKVLIAKRECILQEIRRNKSLFKNDAKVAETGESLYEIQKSRCVKCSECFVELACPAIILKKDEDNGGDYYYIDPASCVKCGVCYEICPNSAIRKVEFDLKSEFKLKKGLPEAIV, encoded by the coding sequence ATGGCGAAAAGCAATCTATTCGTAAACGGCTCTGAAGGCGATAAAGCTATAGTATTAGGAAATGAAGCGATTGCGCGCGGCGCTTTGGAAGCCGGCATAGGATATGCTTCTATGTACCCAGGCACCCCCGCTTCCGAAATAATAGCCGTCTTAGATAAAAACAAAAAATGCATAGAAAATTTATATACTGAATTCAGCCTTAACGAGCATATATCATTACACGGAGCGATAGGGGCTTCATGGTCGGGCATAAGGTCGCTTTGCGCAATGAAAAACGTAGGATTAAACGTTGCAAGCGAACCCGCGCAGTTTTTGGCTTATACCGGCGTAAAAGCAGGCTTAGTGCTTGCTATCGGATCAGACCCCGGAGCGCCGAGCAGTTCTAACGAACAGGACGACAGATGGTACAGCCTCCATACTTATATGCCGATTATGGAGCCTTCAAATATACAGGAAGCAAAAGATTTTACGAAAGACGCTTTCGACGTGTCCGAAGAATTTTCTTTCGGGATCGTTTTAATGGCGCCGTCCCGTTTGTGCCATAACGCGGGAGTCCTCCGTTTCGGCGATATAAGGGATAGAAAAAATATTAAAGGTAATTTTAAAAAAGACCCCGAAAATTATTTAAATCTTTTTAGCCTTGCGGTTAAAAATCATGCCAAATATCTTGAAAGAAACGAATTATTAAAAAAATATCTTATTGAATCAAAATTTAATAAGATCATTAATGAAGGACAATCAAAAATAGGCTTTATATCTTCCGGCGTTATTTATGCGCATTTAATGGAAGCTTTTGATATATTGGGAGTGTATGACCATAAAATATTAAAATTAGGGTTTTCTTTTCCTATATCTAACGAACTGATTAAAAGATTTTTTGAAGGTCTCGAAAAAGTAGTTGTAGTAGAAGAAGCAGAAGGTTTTTTGGAATTTCAGATTAAAAAAATAGCTTACGAAACTGGCTTTAAAGGCAATATATACGGCAAAGAATTTTTTAGCAAAACCGGCGAGATTACATTGGACGACGTTATTTTCGGAGTAAGCAGATTTCTTGAAAAGCCTCTGCCCGCATCTTTTGATTTTGCCTCCAAAAAATATAAGGAACTGTCCGATAAATTACCCCAAAGGTCGGGAACGTTCTGCATAGGATGTCCGCACCGCGCAACTTTTTATTCTATCCTTAAAGCCGTCGGATTTTCAAATACCGAAGAAAAAGAAAGAGACGTCGTAATAGCCGGCGACATAGGCTGCTATACCCTTGGTCTTTTACCGCCGTATAATGCGATGGATTTTTTAACCTGCATGAATGCCGGGCTAAGTATAGGTCAGGCTATAAGTAATTTTGACAAAAACAAAAAAGTAATAGCCTTAGTCGGCGATTCCACTTTTTATCATTCGGGAATTCCCGTTCTGCTAAATGCGGTTCAAAACGGAGCGGATATTCTTTACATTATTCTGGATAACAGTTGGACTGCTATGACCGGACATCAGAAGACGCCTTCGACTCAAAAAGATATCGACGGCAAACCTTCGGCGAACGTTTTAAACTTGAAAGATTTGGTAAAATCTCTCGGAGTTTCTTACGTTAAAAGCTTAGACCCTAACAGCGTTAAAAGATTTTCCGCCCAAATTAAGAGCGCGCTTAAAGAACCGGGCGTAAAAGTTTTAATAGCTAAAAGAGAATGTATTTTGCAGGAAATCAGAAGAAATAAAAGTTTGTTTAAAAACGACGCTAAAGTAGCGGAAACAGGAGAATCTTTATATGAGATTCAAAAGTCGAGATGCGTAAAATGCAGCGAATGTTTTGTAGAACTTGCCTGTCCTGCGATTATTCTAAAAAAAGACGAAGATAACGGCGGCGATTATTACTATATAGATCCGGCGTCTTGCGTAAAATGCGGAGTCTGTTATGAAATATGTCCTAACAGCGCCATACGTAAAGTAGAATTTGATTTAAAATCTGAGTTTAAATTAAAAAAAGGATTGCCGGAAGCAATAGTATAG
- a CDS encoding 5,10-methylenetetrahydrofolate reductase, which translates to MFLTEKKDVKEIDEALKKYKKIGVVGCASCASVCLTGGSREVREMKKHLESSGKEVTFTISIDEPCDKRVLKEDIRFVEDELKETEAVVVLSCGTGVQTIGDFIQKKVVSGTDSKYIAQTEHIGEYYALCGGCDSCRLNFTGGVCTITLCPKGLLNGPCEGHNGNNCEVFEDKECVFVKSYELLKKYSEEDNLNKIFEPRDYGHSTTRTKI; encoded by the coding sequence ATGTTTTTGACGGAAAAGAAAGATGTAAAAGAAATAGACGAAGCTTTAAAAAAATATAAAAAAATCGGCGTCGTAGGTTGCGCTTCCTGCGCCTCTGTATGTCTTACCGGCGGCAGCAGAGAAGTGAGGGAAATGAAAAAGCACTTAGAATCGTCGGGCAAAGAGGTTACGTTTACTATATCAATCGACGAACCGTGCGACAAAAGGGTATTAAAGGAAGATATCCGCTTCGTAGAAGACGAACTCAAAGAAACCGAAGCCGTAGTCGTTTTATCCTGCGGAACCGGCGTGCAGACTATAGGAGATTTCATACAAAAGAAGGTAGTTTCCGGAACGGACAGCAAGTATATAGCGCAGACGGAACACATAGGGGAATATTACGCTCTTTGCGGAGGATGCGACTCATGCAGGCTGAATTTTACCGGAGGAGTTTGCACTATTACTTTATGCCCCAAAGGCCTTTTAAACGGTCCTTGCGAAGGGCATAACGGCAATAATTGCGAAGTATTCGAAGATAAAGAATGCGTATTCGTAAAATCTTACGAACTGTTGAAAAAATATTCGGAAGAAGACAATCTTAATAAAATTTTTGAACCAAGAGATTACGGTCATTCTACTACAAGAACAAAAATATAA
- a CDS encoding trypsin-like serine protease: protein MNFRKQRKLNKLLLVFVLSLILNLFISGGFLVKYSFAYNSDTSSVERIFNTIKSGVVHIKVLGYARLKNGAIMPEEDIGTGFFINKNGDILTNFHVIGNAGKIFISFLKYINIRASVVGTDPMSDIAVIHINPAGKIIKPLTLGDSNDIRVGERVIAVGNPYNLYQTVTTGIVSGLKRSLFFPSARFYGNIIQTDAAINPGNSGGPLVDYNGRVIGINTAKLANNAQNIGFAIPINLAKRDIPELIKYGRVIRPWLGIEAIKLTKSVAVLLGIKHVDKGLLIEKVFPNSPAFTAGLVAGKKIIAMKNINYIIGGDIITRLNGKKVYSFSRLEKLISSFLPGQIITLKIHRGKIVKFVKVRLASVPSGLS from the coding sequence ATGAATTTCAGGAAGCAGCGTAAATTAAATAAATTATTGCTAGTTTTCGTATTATCATTGATTCTGAATTTATTTATAAGCGGCGGTTTTTTAGTTAAATATTCATTTGCGTATAATTCGGACACTTCTTCTGTCGAGCGCATTTTTAACACAATTAAGTCCGGAGTCGTTCATATAAAAGTCTTAGGCTATGCACGGCTTAAGAACGGCGCTATCATGCCGGAAGAAGATATAGGCACGGGGTTTTTTATAAACAAAAACGGCGATATACTTACAAATTTTCACGTTATAGGAAACGCGGGCAAGATATTTATCAGTTTTCTTAAATATATAAATATAAGGGCAAGCGTCGTAGGAACCGACCCTATGTCGGATATTGCAGTTATACATATAAACCCTGCGGGTAAAATTATAAAGCCTTTAACTTTAGGCGATTCAAATGACATTAGAGTAGGCGAAAGAGTAATTGCGGTAGGTAATCCGTATAATCTTTATCAGACCGTTACGACCGGAATAGTAAGCGGTTTAAAACGGTCTTTGTTTTTTCCTTCGGCTAGATTTTACGGAAATATAATTCAGACGGATGCCGCGATTAATCCGGGAAATTCGGGAGGTCCGCTCGTCGATTATAACGGCCGCGTTATCGGCATAAACACGGCAAAACTTGCTAACAACGCTCAGAATATTGGCTTCGCCATTCCTATTAACCTTGCTAAAAGAGATATACCTGAGTTAATTAAGTATGGAAGGGTCATTCGTCCATGGCTCGGTATAGAAGCTATAAAATTAACTAAGAGCGTTGCAGTTTTGCTCGGCATAAAACATGTCGATAAAGGTTTGCTTATCGAAAAAGTATTTCCCAACAGCCCCGCTTTTACGGCAGGTTTGGTTGCCGGCAAAAAAATTATAGCCATGAAAAATATTAATTACATAATAGGCGGAGATATAATAACAAGGTTAAACGGCAAAAAAGTCTATTCTTTTTCGCGGCTTGAAAAACTTATAAGTTCATTTTTACCGGGGCAGATTATTACGCTTAAAATTCACAGAGGAAAAATAGTGAAATTTGTTAAAGTCAGGTTAGCGAGCGTCCCTTCGGGTTTATCCTGA